In Eriocheir sinensis breed Jianghai 21 chromosome 30, ASM2467909v1, whole genome shotgun sequence, the following are encoded in one genomic region:
- the LOC127005634 gene encoding arginine-glutamic acid dipeptide repeats protein-like isoform X2, with amino-acid sequence MMTTTDRGKGVEEGENGGAATAATAAAAAAAAVAAAPGGCTEAAIDPPPSSTSSSNSNSSSASIPPSGVMVPGGPKGPDGTVIEEVMTAVVGKKQPVRGQAFRAPNGEYVSYLCTDDTTLYRPGDSVYIESQRADQPFFICSIQEFRRSKRDTLMVNIKWFYRPSEVPETVYQRLAQDRNTENTPSLPDNKSLVTDDPVIKSRELFISDATDTYPVSVLRGLCRVDHYSDIHSVRDFLPEDNSFFYILGYNPETRRLASTQGEIRVGPSHQAKLPEFKGNVIVDERPEVCADWEEQRWVPGASRDTDLLMYLRAARSMAAFAGLCDGGSTTDGCNAASRDDTTINALEMLHNSDYDHGKALQALVKCPVPDGIEKKWSEDERKRFMKGLRQYGKNFFRIRKDLLPHKETSDLVSFYYLWKKTPAAAGHRPHRRHRRQNVLRRIRTPRAQRNTGPSDPLDPSSASEKDDDSDDSDSKDRQGYHCRHCYTTSSRDWHHAGKDKQLLCYECRIHFKRYGDLPVITNPREPPPGSGRPPPTPTEEDLRMRTRTRSKEITTRHRAARRSRANTPDITDECPTPDRRTPDRRTPDRRTARLSSSPAPKKVEDKNPRVKRAMGSDDASGSSTPSKRRRNGGDMSGLSTEESSDEGDGGSGDPSSPSPMNPSTPTPQLLPVSTPQAPEAPISSPAPQPPSNPTTTATITTTTTPTTTASTSPPPPSPMSLPPVAPPVSSTITTTTSTSTTTTSSPAITTTATSLSSVTVSMPSASPVSSIPSAPAPASPPHPTTSSHLLPHSSAASSSPAPAPKPRQLVPPGSLWSIMPGSPAPATTTTSAPMAPAAQVNPTWSSVVQTPLASTAMPRLSPGGPVPPPPPAHSGSAIQPQVITRISSAPPPPPAQQPPLSTPGKPLSGPPSIPISGAGMHGPGMGRPGMAGVRMVPQSVPPASPRTSALTVVAPVASVGSAPPVTAAPTPLRPGTSMEDRGSVVRAPVSSVPHSVLAPQAAPPHSAPAPGPPPALHDKPPKVKTEADMVRYPPGLHHPGLRPPPTSIHGHPPAPPPSHHPPPTSQPPAPTSTAPLSLACTSSSSISGLPSGYPATVGAGAAAVSRPPLMTSSGMLPYPPPAGLIKPEQIKREAEPPYRPDKIKYEPSSGPPAAHHPAPAPAPPPLPEPFKMEVPKVEPKLEIKQERGDRPEIIAEIKSEPRHEPPKPPPITMPPGLTPGSLGSLPVNLCIPGYPYPYAAVAGYGYPLPLHYYPTPTHPRTTASTIHRPQSPSQRPGSSGGSSGPPSIASSRASPPTPSFTSTGSSATVTTSSTTTKPSTIPGAYAPPHLGPAMYGGRPGVPPHLSSPGKLPTSQPAQAPPGVRPPGPAVGLPGMSPGLPPGMPPGLSTASGGPAPLPTPPAAHTGPVVKPPSMPVNLSQSSSGPPASQPPTTQALPATVPPSHPSYPGGPTSTLGPAAPQHDEEHDDGDDDLPMHREPSPEPKIEDSEFHRSESAIFLRHWNRGEFNSCTRTDLTFKPVPNSQLARKREERLRKQAEKEREEREKVQRKASSSTPDKRETPKPSSSGEGSSLYDRMQPRNPVDTPALSRLGFPHREYARSPAGLSPGAGRPPGLGLPSGLGGGPPPGLDLLHYGSMLYPPASQERMELEAARERELRELRDRELTDRIKQEMLKRPLNPADPAYPHGLSPHWLSGTRFPTLPPPVTLGSGFPHSHPLYAPSPSVSSAMIANERDRLERLGLPATTLGLTVAAPPSENPLSVSSVERLALADHMHRLQMFNEVHAHTHSHAHTHLHLHPGAAAAAAAAGYPPRPLMRPGDPSPHQLPPGYPPQSHHALLGRPYEELAHMMKCLEGPLRAIYPEQITAAHAHEIQRQMLIERERFPHLTPGGPFRPEYGHGR; translated from the exons ACACTGAGAATA caCCATCACTCCCAGATAACAAGTCCTTGGTGACGGACGACCCGGTTATCAAGTCGCGAGAGCTCTTCATCTCAGACGCCACAGACACCTACCCCGTGTCTGTGCTGCGGGGACTCTGCCGCGTCGACCACTACTCAGACATACACTCCGTCAGGGATTTTCTGCCCGAGGACAACTCCTTCTTCTACATCCTTGG GTACAACCCCGAGACGCGGAGACTTGCCTCCACACAGGGTGAGATCAGAGTGGGGCCGTCACACCAGGCCAAGCTGCCGGAGTTCAA AGGCAATGTGATAGTGGATGAGCGGCCGGAGGTGTGCGCCGACTGGGAGGAGCAGCGGTGGGTGCCGGGGGCCTCGCGCGACACAGACCTACTCATGTACCTGAGGGCCGCACGCTCCATGGCTGCATTTGCCGGCCTGTGTGACGGAGGCTCAACCACGGACGGCTGCAATGCTGCCTCCAGGGATGACACCACCATCAACGCCTTGGAGATG CTGCACAACAGTGACTACGACCACGGCAAGGCCCTCCAGGCGTTGGTCAAGTGTCCAGTGCCCGACGGCATCGAGAAGAAGTGGTCCGAGGATGAGAGG AAGCGGTTCATGAAGGGGCTGAGGCAGTACGGCAAGAACTTCTTCAGGATACGCAAAGACCTTCTGCCGCACAAGGAAACG AGTGACCTGGTGTCCTTCTACTACCTGTGGAAGAAGACCCCCGCGGCGGCCGGCCATCGCCCTCACCGCCGCCACCGTCGCCAGAACGTGCTGCGGCGGATACGTACGCCACGGGCCCAGCGCAACACTGGCCCCAGCGACCCCTTGGACCCCTCTTCCGCCTCCGAGAAGGATGACGACTCGGATGACTCAGACTCCAAGGACCGCCAAGGCTACCACTGCCGCCATTGTTACACCACCT CCTCACGTGACTGGCACCACGCGGGGAAGGACAAACAACTGCTGTGTTACGAGTGCCGAATTCACTTCAAGCGCTACGGCGACCTGCCCGTCATCACCAACCCCAGAGAACCCCCACCAGGCTCAGGGCGACCACCACCTACACCCACCGAGGAGGACCTGCGGATGAGGACACGCACCCGGTCCAAGGAGATCACCACCCGCCACCGTGCCGCCCGCCGGTCTCGTGCCAACACCCCGGACATCACCGACGAGTGCCCCACGCCTGACCGCAGGACCCCGGACCGCCGCACACCCGACAGACGCACGGCGCGGCTGTCCTCATCACCCGCCCCGAAGAAG GTGGAGGATAAGAACCCACGGGTGAAGCGTGCGATGGGCTCAGACGACGCCTCGGGCTCGTCCACACCCAGCAAGAGGAGGCGGAACGGTGGTGAT ATGTCCGGGTTAAGTACTGAAGAGAgttctgatgagggtgatggaggtagtggtgacCCCAGCTCCCCCTCACCCATGAACCCCTCTACCCCCACCCCCCAGCTGTTACCAGTGTCCACCCCCCAGGCCCCAGAagcccccatctcctcccctgccccccagCCTCcctccaaccccaccaccactgccacgatcaccaccaccaccacgcccaccaccactgccagcacttctccccctcccccgtcccccaTGTCCCTACCCCCAGTTGCCCCCCCAGTGTCctccacgatcaccaccaccaccagcacctccaccaccaccacctccagcccagccatcaccaccactgccacctccttGTCCTCAGTCACAGTCTCCATGCCTTCTGCTTCCCccgtctcctccatcccctctgcccccgcccccgcctctcctccacaccccaccacctcctctcacCTGCTGCCCCACTCCTCggcggcctcctcctcccctgccccagCGCCCAAGCCCCGACAACTGGTGCCTCCAGGGTCCCTGTGGTCCATCATGCCTGGCTCCCCcgccccagccaccaccaccacttccgcccCCATGGCCCCAGCCGCACAGGTTAACCCCACCTGGAGCAGTGTGGTGCAGACCCCGCTGGCCTCCACTGCCATGCCCCGGCTGTCCCCTGGCGGCCctgtgcccccccctcccccggcacACAGTGGCTCGGCGATCCAGCCCCAGGTGATCACCCGCATCTCCTCTGCCCCGCCCCCTCCGCCTGCCCAGCAGCCCCCACTCTCCACCCCAGGCAAACCTCTGTCAGGACCTCCCAGCATTCCCATAAGTGGGGCGGGGATGCATGGACCCGGGATGGGGCGGCCGGGGATGGCAGGTGTGCGGATGGTGCCCCAGTCTGTGCCCCCCGCCAGCCCCCGCACCTCAGCCCTCACGGTGGTGGCTCCTGTGGCCTCTGTGGGCTCTGCCCCGCCCGTCACTGCCGCCCCCACCCCACTGCGCCCTGGCACCAGCATGGAGGACCGGGGCTCAGTGGTGCGGGCCCCTGTCAGCAGCGTGCCCCACAGTGTGCTGGCCCCGCAGGCTGCCCCACCACACTCAGCCCCAGCCCCTGGCCCTCCCCCTGCTCTGCATGACAAGCCCCCCAAGgtgaagacagaggcagacatgGTGAGGTACCCCCCTGGGCTCCACCACCCCGGCCTCAGGCCACCACCCACCTCCATTCACGGCCAtccccctgccccgcccccctcacaccaccccccacccaccagcCAGCCTCCTGCCCCAACCAGCACGGCCCCGCTCTCCCTGGCctgcaccagcagcagcagcatcagtgGCCTGCCCAGCGGCTACCCTGCCACCGTAGGGGCCGGGGCAGCAGCAGTGTCCAGGCCGCCACTGATGACCAGCAGTGGCATGCTGCCCTACCCGCCCCCCGCTGGCCTCATCAAGCCAGAGCAGATCAAGAGGGAGGCCGAGCCGCCCTACAGGCCAGACAAGATCAAGTACGAGCCTTCCTCTGGGCCGCCCGCCGCACACCACCCCgcccctgcccccgccccgccgcccctgcctgAGCCCTTCAAGATGGAGGTGCCCAAGGTGGAGCCTAAGCTGGAGATCAAGCAGGAGCGCGGCGACCGCCCGGAGATCATCGCTGAGATCAAGTCAGAGCCCCGCCACGAACCCCCCAAGCCCCCACCCATCACCATGCCCCCGGGCCTGACCCCCGGCAGCCTGGGCTCCCTGCCCGTCAACCTCTGCATCCCCGGCTACCCCTACCCCTACGCTGCAGTGGCGGGCTACGGCTACCCCCTGCCCTTGCACTactaccccacccccacccatccCCGCACCACTGCCTCCACCATCCACAGACCCCAGTCCCCCTCCCAGCGCCCTGGCAGCAGCGGCGGCTCCTCCGGCCCGCCCTCCATCGCCTCCAGCCGCGCCTCACCCCCCacaccctccttcacctccaccggctcctccgccaccgtcaccacctcctccaccaccaccaagcctTCCACCATCCCCGGTGCTTACGCTCCGCCTCACCTCGGCCCCGCCATGTACGGGGGGCGGCCAGGGGTGcccccccacctctcctcccctggCAAGCTGCCCACTAGTCAGCCAGCACAGGCCCCGCCCGGGGTAAGGCCGCCCGGCCCCGCCGTGGGTCTTCCAGGCATGTCGCCGGGACTGCCCCCCGGGATGCCTCCAGGTCTGTCAACTGCCTCGGGGGGGCCGGCACCCCTGCCCACGCCCCCTGCTGCTCACACGGGGCCGGTGGTGAAGCCCCCCAGCATGCCTGTCAACTTGAGTCAGTCCTCCAGTGGACCCCCGGCCAGCCAGCCCCCCACCACTCAGGCCCTGCCTGCCACCGTGCCCCCCAGCCATCCATCCTACCCGGGGGGCCCCACCTCCACCCTGGGCCCCGCCGCACCCCAGCACGATGAGGAGCACGACGACGGCGACGATGACTTGCCGATGCACAGAGAACCCTCGCCAGAACCCAAGATTGAAGACTCAGAGTTCCACCGCTCAGAGAGTgccat TTTCCTTCGTCACTGGAACCGCGGAGAGTTCAACTCCTGCACCCGGACGGACCTGACCTTCAAGCCCGTGCCCAACAGCCAGCTGGCCAGGAAGAGAGAGGAGCGGCTCAGGAAGCAGGCAGAGAAGGAGcgcgaggagagggagaaagtgcaG AGGAAGGCCAGCAGCAGCACCCCAGACAAGAGGGAGACACCCAAGCCCTCCAGCTCAGGCGAGGGCAGCTCCCTGTACGACCGCATGCAGCCCAGGAACCCCGTCGACACCCCGGCCCTCTCCAGACTGGG TTTCCCCCACAGGGAGTATGCGAGGTCCCCGGCTGGGCTGTCACCAGGTGCAGGGCGCCCCCCCGGCCTCGGCCTCCCGTCGGGGTTGGGTGGAGGGCCTCCCCCTGGCCTGGACCTGCTCCACTATGGCAGCATGCTGTACCCGCCGGCCTCCCAGGAGCGCATGGAGCTGGAGGCAGCGCGAGAGCGGGAGCTGCGGGAGCTAAGGGACCGTGAGCTGACCGACCGCATCAAGCAGGAGATGCTCAAGCGGCCCCTCAACCCCGCCGACCCCGCCTACCCCCACGGCCTGTCCCCGCACTGGCTCAGCGGGACGCGCTTCCCCACGCTGCCTCCACCTGTCACCCTGGGCTCCGGGTTCCCCCACAGCCACCCCCTCTACGCCCCGAGCCCCTCCGTGTCCTCCGCCATGATCGCCAACGAGAGGGACCGACTGGAGCGCCTCG GGTTGCCAGCCACCACCCTGGGCCTGACCGTGGCCGCTCCCCCCTCGGAGAACCCCCTGAGTGTGTCCTCGGTCGAGCGTCTTGCCCTGGCTGACCACATGCATCGGCTGCAGATGTTCAACGAAGTTCATGCCCATACTCactcccacgcccacacccacctgCACCTTCACCCAGGAG ctgcagcagcagcagcagcagctggatACCCTCCCCGGCCCCTGATGCGGCCGGGTGACCCCTCACCCCACCAGCTGCCCCCTGGCTACCCCCCTCAGAGCCACCACGCCCTGCTGGGGCGGCCCTACGAGGAGCTGGCACAC ATGATGAAGTGTTTAGAAGGCCCACTGCGTGCAATTTATCCGGAACAA ATCACGGCAGCGCACGCCCATGAGATTCAACGGCAGATGCTGATCGAGAGGGAGCGgttcccccacctcacccccgGCGGTCCCTTTAGGCCTGAGTATGGGCACGGCCGCTGA
- the LOC127005634 gene encoding arginine-glutamic acid dipeptide repeats protein-like isoform X1 — MMTTTDRGKGVEEGENGGAATAATAAAAAAAAVAAAPGGCTEAAIDPPPSSTSSSNSNSSSASIPPSGVMVPGGPKGPDGTVIEEVMTAVVGKKQPVRGQAFRAPNGEYVSYLCTDDTTLYRPGDSVYIESQRADQPFFICSIQEFRRSKRDTLMVNIKWFYRPSEVPETVYQRLAQDRNTENTPSLPDNKSLVTDDPVIKSRELFISDATDTYPVSVLRGLCRVDHYSDIHSVRDFLPEDNSFFYILGYNPETRRLASTQGEIRVGPSHQAKLPEFKGNVIVDERPEVCADWEEQRWVPGASRDTDLLMYLRAARSMAAFAGLCDGGSTTDGCNAASRDDTTINALEMLHNSDYDHGKALQALVKCPVPDGIEKKWSEDERKRFMKGLRQYGKNFFRIRKDLLPHKETSDLVSFYYLWKKTPAAAGHRPHRRHRRQNVLRRIRTPRAQRNTGPSDPLDPSSASEKDDDSDDSDSKDRQGYHCRHCYTTSSRDWHHAGKDKQLLCYECRIHFKRYGDLPVITNPREPPPGSGRPPPTPTEEDLRMRTRTRSKEITTRHRAARRSRANTPDITDECPTPDRRTPDRRTPDRRTARLSSSPAPKKVEDKNPRVKRAMGSDDASGSSTPSKRRRNGGDMSGLSTEESSDEGDGGSGDPSSPSPMNPSTPTPQLLPVSTPQAPEAPISSPAPQPPSNPTTTATITTTTTPTTTASTSPPPPSPMSLPPVAPPVSSTITTTTSTSTTTTSSPAITTTATSLSSVTVSMPSASPVSSIPSAPAPASPPHPTTSSHLLPHSSAASSSPAPAPKPRQLVPPGSLWSIMPGSPAPATTTTSAPMAPAAQVNPTWSSVVQTPLASTAMPRLSPGGPVPPPPPAHSGSAIQPQVITRISSAPPPPPAQQPPLSTPGKPLSGPPSIPISGAGMHGPGMGRPGMAGVRMVPQSVPPASPRTSALTVVAPVASVGSAPPVTAAPTPLRPGTSMEDRGSVVRAPVSSVPHSVLAPQAAPPHSAPAPGPPPALHDKPPKVKTEADMVRYPPGLHHPGLRPPPTSIHGHPPAPPPSHHPPPTSQPPAPTSTAPLSLACTSSSSISGLPSGYPATVGAGAAAVSRPPLMTSSGMLPYPPPAGLIKPEQIKREAEPPYRPDKIKYEPSSGPPAAHHPAPAPAPPPLPEPFKMEVPKVEPKLEIKQERGDRPEIIAEIKSEPRHEPPKPPPITMPPGLTPGSLGSLPVNLCIPGYPYPYAAVAGYGYPLPLHYYPTPTHPRTTASTIHRPQSPSQRPGSSGGSSGPPSIASSRASPPTPSFTSTGSSATVTTSSTTTKPSTIPGAYAPPHLGPAMYGGRPGVPPHLSSPGKLPTSQPAQAPPGVRPPGPAVGLPGMSPGLPPGMPPGLSTASGGPAPLPTPPAAHTGPVVKPPSMPVNLSQSSSGPPASQPPTTQALPATVPPSHPSYPGGPTSTLGPAAPQHDEEHDDGDDDLPMHREPSPEPKIEDSEFHRSESAIFLRHWNRGEFNSCTRTDLTFKPVPNSQLARKREERLRKQAEKEREEREKVQQRKASSSTPDKRETPKPSSSGEGSSLYDRMQPRNPVDTPALSRLGFPHREYARSPAGLSPGAGRPPGLGLPSGLGGGPPPGLDLLHYGSMLYPPASQERMELEAARERELRELRDRELTDRIKQEMLKRPLNPADPAYPHGLSPHWLSGTRFPTLPPPVTLGSGFPHSHPLYAPSPSVSSAMIANERDRLERLGLPATTLGLTVAAPPSENPLSVSSVERLALADHMHRLQMFNEVHAHTHSHAHTHLHLHPGAAAAAAAAGYPPRPLMRPGDPSPHQLPPGYPPQSHHALLGRPYEELAHMMKCLEGPLRAIYPEQITAAHAHEIQRQMLIERERFPHLTPGGPFRPEYGHGR; from the exons ACACTGAGAATA caCCATCACTCCCAGATAACAAGTCCTTGGTGACGGACGACCCGGTTATCAAGTCGCGAGAGCTCTTCATCTCAGACGCCACAGACACCTACCCCGTGTCTGTGCTGCGGGGACTCTGCCGCGTCGACCACTACTCAGACATACACTCCGTCAGGGATTTTCTGCCCGAGGACAACTCCTTCTTCTACATCCTTGG GTACAACCCCGAGACGCGGAGACTTGCCTCCACACAGGGTGAGATCAGAGTGGGGCCGTCACACCAGGCCAAGCTGCCGGAGTTCAA AGGCAATGTGATAGTGGATGAGCGGCCGGAGGTGTGCGCCGACTGGGAGGAGCAGCGGTGGGTGCCGGGGGCCTCGCGCGACACAGACCTACTCATGTACCTGAGGGCCGCACGCTCCATGGCTGCATTTGCCGGCCTGTGTGACGGAGGCTCAACCACGGACGGCTGCAATGCTGCCTCCAGGGATGACACCACCATCAACGCCTTGGAGATG CTGCACAACAGTGACTACGACCACGGCAAGGCCCTCCAGGCGTTGGTCAAGTGTCCAGTGCCCGACGGCATCGAGAAGAAGTGGTCCGAGGATGAGAGG AAGCGGTTCATGAAGGGGCTGAGGCAGTACGGCAAGAACTTCTTCAGGATACGCAAAGACCTTCTGCCGCACAAGGAAACG AGTGACCTGGTGTCCTTCTACTACCTGTGGAAGAAGACCCCCGCGGCGGCCGGCCATCGCCCTCACCGCCGCCACCGTCGCCAGAACGTGCTGCGGCGGATACGTACGCCACGGGCCCAGCGCAACACTGGCCCCAGCGACCCCTTGGACCCCTCTTCCGCCTCCGAGAAGGATGACGACTCGGATGACTCAGACTCCAAGGACCGCCAAGGCTACCACTGCCGCCATTGTTACACCACCT CCTCACGTGACTGGCACCACGCGGGGAAGGACAAACAACTGCTGTGTTACGAGTGCCGAATTCACTTCAAGCGCTACGGCGACCTGCCCGTCATCACCAACCCCAGAGAACCCCCACCAGGCTCAGGGCGACCACCACCTACACCCACCGAGGAGGACCTGCGGATGAGGACACGCACCCGGTCCAAGGAGATCACCACCCGCCACCGTGCCGCCCGCCGGTCTCGTGCCAACACCCCGGACATCACCGACGAGTGCCCCACGCCTGACCGCAGGACCCCGGACCGCCGCACACCCGACAGACGCACGGCGCGGCTGTCCTCATCACCCGCCCCGAAGAAG GTGGAGGATAAGAACCCACGGGTGAAGCGTGCGATGGGCTCAGACGACGCCTCGGGCTCGTCCACACCCAGCAAGAGGAGGCGGAACGGTGGTGAT ATGTCCGGGTTAAGTACTGAAGAGAgttctgatgagggtgatggaggtagtggtgacCCCAGCTCCCCCTCACCCATGAACCCCTCTACCCCCACCCCCCAGCTGTTACCAGTGTCCACCCCCCAGGCCCCAGAagcccccatctcctcccctgccccccagCCTCcctccaaccccaccaccactgccacgatcaccaccaccaccacgcccaccaccactgccagcacttctccccctcccccgtcccccaTGTCCCTACCCCCAGTTGCCCCCCCAGTGTCctccacgatcaccaccaccaccagcacctccaccaccaccacctccagcccagccatcaccaccactgccacctccttGTCCTCAGTCACAGTCTCCATGCCTTCTGCTTCCCccgtctcctccatcccctctgcccccgcccccgcctctcctccacaccccaccacctcctctcacCTGCTGCCCCACTCCTCggcggcctcctcctcccctgccccagCGCCCAAGCCCCGACAACTGGTGCCTCCAGGGTCCCTGTGGTCCATCATGCCTGGCTCCCCcgccccagccaccaccaccacttccgcccCCATGGCCCCAGCCGCACAGGTTAACCCCACCTGGAGCAGTGTGGTGCAGACCCCGCTGGCCTCCACTGCCATGCCCCGGCTGTCCCCTGGCGGCCctgtgcccccccctcccccggcacACAGTGGCTCGGCGATCCAGCCCCAGGTGATCACCCGCATCTCCTCTGCCCCGCCCCCTCCGCCTGCCCAGCAGCCCCCACTCTCCACCCCAGGCAAACCTCTGTCAGGACCTCCCAGCATTCCCATAAGTGGGGCGGGGATGCATGGACCCGGGATGGGGCGGCCGGGGATGGCAGGTGTGCGGATGGTGCCCCAGTCTGTGCCCCCCGCCAGCCCCCGCACCTCAGCCCTCACGGTGGTGGCTCCTGTGGCCTCTGTGGGCTCTGCCCCGCCCGTCACTGCCGCCCCCACCCCACTGCGCCCTGGCACCAGCATGGAGGACCGGGGCTCAGTGGTGCGGGCCCCTGTCAGCAGCGTGCCCCACAGTGTGCTGGCCCCGCAGGCTGCCCCACCACACTCAGCCCCAGCCCCTGGCCCTCCCCCTGCTCTGCATGACAAGCCCCCCAAGgtgaagacagaggcagacatgGTGAGGTACCCCCCTGGGCTCCACCACCCCGGCCTCAGGCCACCACCCACCTCCATTCACGGCCAtccccctgccccgcccccctcacaccaccccccacccaccagcCAGCCTCCTGCCCCAACCAGCACGGCCCCGCTCTCCCTGGCctgcaccagcagcagcagcatcagtgGCCTGCCCAGCGGCTACCCTGCCACCGTAGGGGCCGGGGCAGCAGCAGTGTCCAGGCCGCCACTGATGACCAGCAGTGGCATGCTGCCCTACCCGCCCCCCGCTGGCCTCATCAAGCCAGAGCAGATCAAGAGGGAGGCCGAGCCGCCCTACAGGCCAGACAAGATCAAGTACGAGCCTTCCTCTGGGCCGCCCGCCGCACACCACCCCgcccctgcccccgccccgccgcccctgcctgAGCCCTTCAAGATGGAGGTGCCCAAGGTGGAGCCTAAGCTGGAGATCAAGCAGGAGCGCGGCGACCGCCCGGAGATCATCGCTGAGATCAAGTCAGAGCCCCGCCACGAACCCCCCAAGCCCCCACCCATCACCATGCCCCCGGGCCTGACCCCCGGCAGCCTGGGCTCCCTGCCCGTCAACCTCTGCATCCCCGGCTACCCCTACCCCTACGCTGCAGTGGCGGGCTACGGCTACCCCCTGCCCTTGCACTactaccccacccccacccatccCCGCACCACTGCCTCCACCATCCACAGACCCCAGTCCCCCTCCCAGCGCCCTGGCAGCAGCGGCGGCTCCTCCGGCCCGCCCTCCATCGCCTCCAGCCGCGCCTCACCCCCCacaccctccttcacctccaccggctcctccgccaccgtcaccacctcctccaccaccaccaagcctTCCACCATCCCCGGTGCTTACGCTCCGCCTCACCTCGGCCCCGCCATGTACGGGGGGCGGCCAGGGGTGcccccccacctctcctcccctggCAAGCTGCCCACTAGTCAGCCAGCACAGGCCCCGCCCGGGGTAAGGCCGCCCGGCCCCGCCGTGGGTCTTCCAGGCATGTCGCCGGGACTGCCCCCCGGGATGCCTCCAGGTCTGTCAACTGCCTCGGGGGGGCCGGCACCCCTGCCCACGCCCCCTGCTGCTCACACGGGGCCGGTGGTGAAGCCCCCCAGCATGCCTGTCAACTTGAGTCAGTCCTCCAGTGGACCCCCGGCCAGCCAGCCCCCCACCACTCAGGCCCTGCCTGCCACCGTGCCCCCCAGCCATCCATCCTACCCGGGGGGCCCCACCTCCACCCTGGGCCCCGCCGCACCCCAGCACGATGAGGAGCACGACGACGGCGACGATGACTTGCCGATGCACAGAGAACCCTCGCCAGAACCCAAGATTGAAGACTCAGAGTTCCACCGCTCAGAGAGTgccat TTTCCTTCGTCACTGGAACCGCGGAGAGTTCAACTCCTGCACCCGGACGGACCTGACCTTCAAGCCCGTGCCCAACAGCCAGCTGGCCAGGAAGAGAGAGGAGCGGCTCAGGAAGCAGGCAGAGAAGGAGcgcgaggagagggagaaagtgcaG CAGAGGAAGGCCAGCAGCAGCACCCCAGACAAGAGGGAGACACCCAAGCCCTCCAGCTCAGGCGAGGGCAGCTCCCTGTACGACCGCATGCAGCCCAGGAACCCCGTCGACACCCCGGCCCTCTCCAGACTGGG TTTCCCCCACAGGGAGTATGCGAGGTCCCCGGCTGGGCTGTCACCAGGTGCAGGGCGCCCCCCCGGCCTCGGCCTCCCGTCGGGGTTGGGTGGAGGGCCTCCCCCTGGCCTGGACCTGCTCCACTATGGCAGCATGCTGTACCCGCCGGCCTCCCAGGAGCGCATGGAGCTGGAGGCAGCGCGAGAGCGGGAGCTGCGGGAGCTAAGGGACCGTGAGCTGACCGACCGCATCAAGCAGGAGATGCTCAAGCGGCCCCTCAACCCCGCCGACCCCGCCTACCCCCACGGCCTGTCCCCGCACTGGCTCAGCGGGACGCGCTTCCCCACGCTGCCTCCACCTGTCACCCTGGGCTCCGGGTTCCCCCACAGCCACCCCCTCTACGCCCCGAGCCCCTCCGTGTCCTCCGCCATGATCGCCAACGAGAGGGACCGACTGGAGCGCCTCG GGTTGCCAGCCACCACCCTGGGCCTGACCGTGGCCGCTCCCCCCTCGGAGAACCCCCTGAGTGTGTCCTCGGTCGAGCGTCTTGCCCTGGCTGACCACATGCATCGGCTGCAGATGTTCAACGAAGTTCATGCCCATACTCactcccacgcccacacccacctgCACCTTCACCCAGGAG ctgcagcagcagcagcagcagctggatACCCTCCCCGGCCCCTGATGCGGCCGGGTGACCCCTCACCCCACCAGCTGCCCCCTGGCTACCCCCCTCAGAGCCACCACGCCCTGCTGGGGCGGCCCTACGAGGAGCTGGCACAC ATGATGAAGTGTTTAGAAGGCCCACTGCGTGCAATTTATCCGGAACAA ATCACGGCAGCGCACGCCCATGAGATTCAACGGCAGATGCTGATCGAGAGGGAGCGgttcccccacctcacccccgGCGGTCCCTTTAGGCCTGAGTATGGGCACGGCCGCTGA